A genomic window from Centroberyx gerrardi isolate f3 chromosome 14, fCenGer3.hap1.cur.20231027, whole genome shotgun sequence includes:
- the LOC139911308 gene encoding protein-serine O-palmitoleoyltransferase porcupine-like isoform X4 — MGGFSRQEFFQELAHGCLLPTAQQGLEQVWQLLVICLLCRLLWMLGLPSFVKHLSTVAGGFYTLYLFFELHMIWVVLLSLLCYLILFLCRHSSIRGTFLSITVLIYLLLGELHMMDTTTWHKMRGSQMVVAMKAISLAFDLDRGVVTSVPSPIEFMGYIYFVGTVIFGPWISFNSYKDSLEGRKLSFSWFLKVSISWVKSQICLVISNCVAPYLFPYFIPVYGDKLLRRWLLAYENAVSFHFSNYFVGYLSETTTTLAGAGFTEEKDNLKWDMTVAKPLDVELPRSMVEVVTSWNLPMSRFLHTYVFKSALKFGTFSAILVTYTASSLLHGLSFHLGAVLISLGFITYIEHVLRKRLAAIFNACILSKKCQPNCTHQNKKALWVYMINTAFSALAVLHLTYLGSVFNSSVDYMDEDEDDVTHHTIQKWSELSWTSHWVTFGCWVLYRLIL; from the exons ATGGGAGGCTTCAGTCGACAGGAGTTTTTCCAGGAGCTCGCCCATGGCTGCCTGCTGCCCACCGCCCAGCAGGGCCTGGAGCAGGTGTGGCAGCTGCTGGTCATCTGCCTGCTGTGTCGGCTCCTCTGGATGTTGG GCCTCCCGTCTTTTGTGAAACACCTGAGCACGGTGGCGGGAGGTTTCTACACCCTCTACCTGTTCTTCGAGCTCCACATGATCTGGGTGGTCCTTCTCAGCCTTCTCTGCTacctcatcctcttcctgtGCCGTCACTCCAGCATCCGGGGCACCTTCCTCTCCATCACTGTCCTCATCTATCTGCTGCTGGG AGAGCTCCACATGATGGACACTACCACCTGGCACAAGATGAGAG GTTCACAGATGGTGGTTGCCATGAAAGCTATCTCTCTGGCCTTCGATTTGGACAGAGGTGTGGTGACCAGTGTGCCCTCACCCATTGAGTTTATGGGCTATATTTACTTTGTGGGCACAGTCATCTTTGGGCCCTGGATCAGTTTCAACAGCTACAAAGATTCTCTAGAAGGGCGTAAACTG AGCTTCTCGTGGTTTTTAAAAGTGTCCATTAGCTGGGTGAAGAGCCAGATCTGCCTTGTTATTTCCAACTGTGTGGCACCCTACCTCTTTCCTTATTTCATACCTGTCTATGGAGACAAGCTGCTACGAAG GTGGCTGCTGGCGTATGAGAACGCAGTCTCTTTCCACTTCAGCAATTACTTTGTTGGTTATTTGAGTGAGACCACGACTACTCTGGCTGGAGCGGGCTTCACCGAGGAGAAAGATAACCTCAAATG GGACATGACCGTAGCCAAGCCGCTGGATGTCGAGCTTCCCAGGTcgatggtggaggtggtgacATCATGGAATCTGCCCATGTCTCGCTTTCTCCACACCT ATGTTTTTAAGAGCGCTCTGAAATTTGGAACGTTTTCTGCGATCCTGGTGACATACACAGCCAGTTCCCTCCTGCAT GGTTTGAGTTTCCATCTGGGTGCAGTACTAATATCTCTGGGGTTCATCACGTACATTGAGCACG TGTTGCGGAAGAGGCTTGCAGCCATTTTTAACGCATGTATACTGTCAAAGAAATGTCAGCCAAACTGCACtcaccaaaacaaaaag GCGCTATGGGTGTATATGATTAATACAGCATTCAGCGCCTTGGCAGTCCTCCACCTGACATACCTGGGCTCGGTGTTCAACTCCAGTGTGGACTACATGGACGAGGATGAG GACGATGTGACCCATCATACCATTCAGAAGTGGTCCGAGCTGAGCTGGACCAGCCACTGGGTCACGTTTGGATGCTGGGTATTGTACCGCCTCATTCTctaa
- the LOC139911310 gene encoding uncharacterized protein LOC139911310 isoform X2 produces the protein MSACCVTGCKNRYSNTSKVNFYGIPSGSQPFQSYRRRLWLQAIKPVKCTEEALENVRICGAHFISGEASTDFKSADYVPSVFACSTQSQIPRAKLQRFYPPPKKHRPLRTVHVDPTVKRNRSRGRSRVDFSPKILQSSIPMETTDSELSEVAPSALTEGETSTEETGTKTAAYQKSSKPKKSSKRKKALPSFKLVRHKQVHDEERRFRCETCGRRFMTRSHFNEHQRVHTGERPFACELCSWSFTTNHNLKRHLLLHTKEDMYRCRECGVLFCQRHEQNAMQPMFESEDEAELGPSVAAPPNPSDNSTSETDHQRESEEELTEEELTEEELTEEELTEEELSGATAAPTLTPAAQTVSPASPNPGPSPQAAEPLAMFPYTIVLLQTSAPPPPDPLPSFQPRPPPPPYPSTQPQPRPPPPPPPPPYPSTQRSLPRSSLQLFSPKYLTSALLEVKRNYLFREASGVDKKKDEQNHGRKNKRETIAYDIEVVL, from the exons ATGTCCGCTTGTTGCGTGACCGGCTGTAAAAATCGCTATTCGAATACTAGCAAAGTCAATTTTTACGGAATACCATCTGGGTCACAGCCGTTTCAGAGCTACCGGAGGCGTTTATGGTTGCAAGCCATCAAACCTGTGAAATGTACAGAGGAAGCCTTAGAAAATGTTCGCATATGTGGTGCTCACTTTATATCAG GTGAGGCGTCCACGGACTTCAAGAGTGCAGATTATGTGCCTTCTGTGTTTGCATGCTCTACACAGAGCCAGATCCCCAGGGCAAAACTGCAAAG GTTTTACCCTCCCCCAAAAAAGCACCGGCCCCTCCGCACCGTCCATGTGGACCCGACAGTAAAAAGGAATCGGTCTCGAGGCCGATCTCGAGTTGATTTCAGTCCTAAGATCCTCCAATCCTCTATTCCGATGGAAACCACTGACAGTGAACTCTCAGAAGTGGCACCATCAGCTTTAACG gaAGGAGAAACATCGACTGAAGAGACCGGGACTAAAACGGCAGCTTACCAAAAAAGCAGCAAACCAAAAAAATCATCCAAACGAAAGAAAGCTTTGCCGTCATTCAAG CTTGTAAGACACAAGCAGGTTCATGATGAAGAAAGGCGTTTTCGCTGTGAAACTTGCGGAAGGCGCTTCATGACCCGCAGCCACTTTAACGAGCACCAGCGCGTCCACACGGGGGAGAGGCCCTTTGCCTGCGAGCTCTGCAGCTGGTCTTTCACGACGAACCACAACCTCAAGCGCCATCTACTTCTCCACACCAAAGAGGACATGTACCGCTGCCGGGAGTGCGGCGTGCTGTTCTGCCAGCGCCACGAGCAGAATGCCATGCAGCCAATGTTCGAGTCGGAAGACGAGGCCGAGCTTGGGCCCTCTGTCGCCGCGCCTCCAAATCCGAGCGATAATTCGACATCAGAAACCGATCATCAGCGGGAGTCTGAGGAGGAGCTGACTGAGGAGGAGCTGACTGAGGAGGAGCTGACTGAGGAGGAGCTGactgaggaggagctgagcgGCGCCACCGCTGCACCCACGCTCACACCTGCTGCCCAGACTGTGTCACCCGCATCCCCGAACCCTGGACCTTCACCCCAGGCCGCCGAGCCCCTAGCGATGTTCCCCTACACTATAGTCTTACTACAAACCTCAGCGCCCCCGCCACCAGACCCCTTGCCCTCCTTTCAGCCCCGGCCACCCCCACCTCCGTATCCCAGCACCCAGCCCCAGCCCcgcccacccccacctccacctccacctccgtACCCAAGCACCCAGCGCAGTCTCCCGAGATCCTCACTGCAGCTCTTTTCACCCAAATATCTCACATCAGCATTACTTGAGGTTAAAAGGAATTATTTATTTAGGGAAGCAAGTGGTGTCGACAAGAAAAAGGATGAGCAAAATCATGGGCGAAAGAATAAACGGGAAACAATTGCGTATGACATAGAGGTTGTGCTGTGA
- the LOC139911308 gene encoding protein-serine O-palmitoleoyltransferase porcupine-like isoform X2 yields MGGFSRQEFFQELAHGCLLPTAQQGLEQVWQLLVICLLCRLLWMLGLPSFVKHLSTVAGGFYTLYLFFELHMIWVVLLSLLCYLILFLCRHSSIRGTFLSITVLIYLLLGELHMMDTTTWHKMRGSQMVVAMKAISLAFDLDRGVVTSVPSPIEFMGYIYFVGTVIFGPWISFNSYKDSLEGRKLSFSWFLKVSISWVKSQICLVISNCVAPYLFPYFIPVYGDKLLRSKKRRKIRWLLAYENAVSFHFSNYFVGYLSETTTTLAGAGFTEEKDNLKWDMTVAKPLDVELPRSMVEVVTSWNLPMSRFLHTYVFKSALKFGTFSAILVTYTASSLLHGLSFHLGAVLISLGFITYIEHVLRKRLAAIFNACILSKKCQPNCTHQNKKALWVYMINTAFSALAVLHLTYLGSVFNSSVDYMDEDEDDVTHHTIQKWSELSWTSHWVTFGCWVLYRLIL; encoded by the exons ATGGGAGGCTTCAGTCGACAGGAGTTTTTCCAGGAGCTCGCCCATGGCTGCCTGCTGCCCACCGCCCAGCAGGGCCTGGAGCAGGTGTGGCAGCTGCTGGTCATCTGCCTGCTGTGTCGGCTCCTCTGGATGTTGG GCCTCCCGTCTTTTGTGAAACACCTGAGCACGGTGGCGGGAGGTTTCTACACCCTCTACCTGTTCTTCGAGCTCCACATGATCTGGGTGGTCCTTCTCAGCCTTCTCTGCTacctcatcctcttcctgtGCCGTCACTCCAGCATCCGGGGCACCTTCCTCTCCATCACTGTCCTCATCTATCTGCTGCTGGG AGAGCTCCACATGATGGACACTACCACCTGGCACAAGATGAGAG GTTCACAGATGGTGGTTGCCATGAAAGCTATCTCTCTGGCCTTCGATTTGGACAGAGGTGTGGTGACCAGTGTGCCCTCACCCATTGAGTTTATGGGCTATATTTACTTTGTGGGCACAGTCATCTTTGGGCCCTGGATCAGTTTCAACAGCTACAAAGATTCTCTAGAAGGGCGTAAACTG AGCTTCTCGTGGTTTTTAAAAGTGTCCATTAGCTGGGTGAAGAGCCAGATCTGCCTTGTTATTTCCAACTGTGTGGCACCCTACCTCTTTCCTTATTTCATACCTGTCTATGGAGACAAGCTGCTACGAAG caaaaagaggaggaagatcag GTGGCTGCTGGCGTATGAGAACGCAGTCTCTTTCCACTTCAGCAATTACTTTGTTGGTTATTTGAGTGAGACCACGACTACTCTGGCTGGAGCGGGCTTCACCGAGGAGAAAGATAACCTCAAATG GGACATGACCGTAGCCAAGCCGCTGGATGTCGAGCTTCCCAGGTcgatggtggaggtggtgacATCATGGAATCTGCCCATGTCTCGCTTTCTCCACACCT ATGTTTTTAAGAGCGCTCTGAAATTTGGAACGTTTTCTGCGATCCTGGTGACATACACAGCCAGTTCCCTCCTGCAT GGTTTGAGTTTCCATCTGGGTGCAGTACTAATATCTCTGGGGTTCATCACGTACATTGAGCACG TGTTGCGGAAGAGGCTTGCAGCCATTTTTAACGCATGTATACTGTCAAAGAAATGTCAGCCAAACTGCACtcaccaaaacaaaaag GCGCTATGGGTGTATATGATTAATACAGCATTCAGCGCCTTGGCAGTCCTCCACCTGACATACCTGGGCTCGGTGTTCAACTCCAGTGTGGACTACATGGACGAGGATGAG GACGATGTGACCCATCATACCATTCAGAAGTGGTCCGAGCTGAGCTGGACCAGCCACTGGGTCACGTTTGGATGCTGGGTATTGTACCGCCTCATTCTctaa
- the LOC139911308 gene encoding protein-serine O-palmitoleoyltransferase porcupine-like isoform X3 — protein sequence MGGFSRQEFFQELAHGCLLPTAQQGLEQVWQLLVICLLCRLLWMLGLPSFVKHLSTVAGGFYTLYLFFELHMIWVVLLSLLCYLILFLCRHSSIRGTFLSITVLIYLLLGELHMMDTTTWHKMRGSQMVVAMKAISLAFDLDRGVVTSVPSPIEFMGYIYFVGTVIFGPWISFNSYKDSLEGRKLSFSWFLKVSISWVKSQICLVISNCVAPYLFPYFIPVYGDKLLRRGSVARWLLAYENAVSFHFSNYFVGYLSETTTTLAGAGFTEEKDNLKWDMTVAKPLDVELPRSMVEVVTSWNLPMSRFLHTYVFKSALKFGTFSAILVTYTASSLLHGLSFHLGAVLISLGFITYIEHVLRKRLAAIFNACILSKKCQPNCTHQNKKALWVYMINTAFSALAVLHLTYLGSVFNSSVDYMDEDEDDVTHHTIQKWSELSWTSHWVTFGCWVLYRLIL from the exons ATGGGAGGCTTCAGTCGACAGGAGTTTTTCCAGGAGCTCGCCCATGGCTGCCTGCTGCCCACCGCCCAGCAGGGCCTGGAGCAGGTGTGGCAGCTGCTGGTCATCTGCCTGCTGTGTCGGCTCCTCTGGATGTTGG GCCTCCCGTCTTTTGTGAAACACCTGAGCACGGTGGCGGGAGGTTTCTACACCCTCTACCTGTTCTTCGAGCTCCACATGATCTGGGTGGTCCTTCTCAGCCTTCTCTGCTacctcatcctcttcctgtGCCGTCACTCCAGCATCCGGGGCACCTTCCTCTCCATCACTGTCCTCATCTATCTGCTGCTGGG AGAGCTCCACATGATGGACACTACCACCTGGCACAAGATGAGAG GTTCACAGATGGTGGTTGCCATGAAAGCTATCTCTCTGGCCTTCGATTTGGACAGAGGTGTGGTGACCAGTGTGCCCTCACCCATTGAGTTTATGGGCTATATTTACTTTGTGGGCACAGTCATCTTTGGGCCCTGGATCAGTTTCAACAGCTACAAAGATTCTCTAGAAGGGCGTAAACTG AGCTTCTCGTGGTTTTTAAAAGTGTCCATTAGCTGGGTGAAGAGCCAGATCTGCCTTGTTATTTCCAACTGTGTGGCACCCTACCTCTTTCCTTATTTCATACCTGTCTATGGAGACAAGCTGCTACGAAG AGGTTCTGTGGCAAG GTGGCTGCTGGCGTATGAGAACGCAGTCTCTTTCCACTTCAGCAATTACTTTGTTGGTTATTTGAGTGAGACCACGACTACTCTGGCTGGAGCGGGCTTCACCGAGGAGAAAGATAACCTCAAATG GGACATGACCGTAGCCAAGCCGCTGGATGTCGAGCTTCCCAGGTcgatggtggaggtggtgacATCATGGAATCTGCCCATGTCTCGCTTTCTCCACACCT ATGTTTTTAAGAGCGCTCTGAAATTTGGAACGTTTTCTGCGATCCTGGTGACATACACAGCCAGTTCCCTCCTGCAT GGTTTGAGTTTCCATCTGGGTGCAGTACTAATATCTCTGGGGTTCATCACGTACATTGAGCACG TGTTGCGGAAGAGGCTTGCAGCCATTTTTAACGCATGTATACTGTCAAAGAAATGTCAGCCAAACTGCACtcaccaaaacaaaaag GCGCTATGGGTGTATATGATTAATACAGCATTCAGCGCCTTGGCAGTCCTCCACCTGACATACCTGGGCTCGGTGTTCAACTCCAGTGTGGACTACATGGACGAGGATGAG GACGATGTGACCCATCATACCATTCAGAAGTGGTCCGAGCTGAGCTGGACCAGCCACTGGGTCACGTTTGGATGCTGGGTATTGTACCGCCTCATTCTctaa
- the LOC139911308 gene encoding protein-serine O-palmitoleoyltransferase porcupine-like isoform X5, protein MDVTDKWRELAHGCLLPTAQQGLEQVWQLLVICLLCRLLWMLGLPSFVKHLSTVAGGFYTLYLFFELHMIWVVLLSLLCYLILFLCRHSSIRGTFLSITVLIYLLLGELHMMDTTTWHKMRGSQMVVAMKAISLAFDLDRGVVTSVPSPIEFMGYIYFVGTVIFGPWISFNSYKDSLEGRKLSFSWFLKVSISWVKSQICLVISNCVAPYLFPYFIPVYGDKLLRRWLLAYENAVSFHFSNYFVGYLSETTTTLAGAGFTEEKDNLKWDMTVAKPLDVELPRSMVEVVTSWNLPMSRFLHTYVFKSALKFGTFSAILVTYTASSLLHGLSFHLGAVLISLGFITYIEHVLRKRLAAIFNACILSKKCQPNCTHQNKKALWVYMINTAFSALAVLHLTYLGSVFNSSVDYMDEDEDDVTHHTIQKWSELSWTSHWVTFGCWVLYRLIL, encoded by the exons ATGGATGTCACTGATAAATGGAGG GAGCTCGCCCATGGCTGCCTGCTGCCCACCGCCCAGCAGGGCCTGGAGCAGGTGTGGCAGCTGCTGGTCATCTGCCTGCTGTGTCGGCTCCTCTGGATGTTGG GCCTCCCGTCTTTTGTGAAACACCTGAGCACGGTGGCGGGAGGTTTCTACACCCTCTACCTGTTCTTCGAGCTCCACATGATCTGGGTGGTCCTTCTCAGCCTTCTCTGCTacctcatcctcttcctgtGCCGTCACTCCAGCATCCGGGGCACCTTCCTCTCCATCACTGTCCTCATCTATCTGCTGCTGGG AGAGCTCCACATGATGGACACTACCACCTGGCACAAGATGAGAG GTTCACAGATGGTGGTTGCCATGAAAGCTATCTCTCTGGCCTTCGATTTGGACAGAGGTGTGGTGACCAGTGTGCCCTCACCCATTGAGTTTATGGGCTATATTTACTTTGTGGGCACAGTCATCTTTGGGCCCTGGATCAGTTTCAACAGCTACAAAGATTCTCTAGAAGGGCGTAAACTG AGCTTCTCGTGGTTTTTAAAAGTGTCCATTAGCTGGGTGAAGAGCCAGATCTGCCTTGTTATTTCCAACTGTGTGGCACCCTACCTCTTTCCTTATTTCATACCTGTCTATGGAGACAAGCTGCTACGAAG GTGGCTGCTGGCGTATGAGAACGCAGTCTCTTTCCACTTCAGCAATTACTTTGTTGGTTATTTGAGTGAGACCACGACTACTCTGGCTGGAGCGGGCTTCACCGAGGAGAAAGATAACCTCAAATG GGACATGACCGTAGCCAAGCCGCTGGATGTCGAGCTTCCCAGGTcgatggtggaggtggtgacATCATGGAATCTGCCCATGTCTCGCTTTCTCCACACCT ATGTTTTTAAGAGCGCTCTGAAATTTGGAACGTTTTCTGCGATCCTGGTGACATACACAGCCAGTTCCCTCCTGCAT GGTTTGAGTTTCCATCTGGGTGCAGTACTAATATCTCTGGGGTTCATCACGTACATTGAGCACG TGTTGCGGAAGAGGCTTGCAGCCATTTTTAACGCATGTATACTGTCAAAGAAATGTCAGCCAAACTGCACtcaccaaaacaaaaag GCGCTATGGGTGTATATGATTAATACAGCATTCAGCGCCTTGGCAGTCCTCCACCTGACATACCTGGGCTCGGTGTTCAACTCCAGTGTGGACTACATGGACGAGGATGAG GACGATGTGACCCATCATACCATTCAGAAGTGGTCCGAGCTGAGCTGGACCAGCCACTGGGTCACGTTTGGATGCTGGGTATTGTACCGCCTCATTCTctaa
- the LOC139911308 gene encoding protein-serine O-palmitoleoyltransferase porcupine-like isoform X1 produces the protein MGGFSRQEFFQELAHGCLLPTAQQGLEQVWQLLVICLLCRLLWMLGLPSFVKHLSTVAGGFYTLYLFFELHMIWVVLLSLLCYLILFLCRHSSIRGTFLSITVLIYLLLGELHMMDTTTWHKMRGSQMVVAMKAISLAFDLDRGVVTSVPSPIEFMGYIYFVGTVIFGPWISFNSYKDSLEGRKLSFSWFLKVSISWVKSQICLVISNCVAPYLFPYFIPVYGDKLLRSKKRRKIRGSVARWLLAYENAVSFHFSNYFVGYLSETTTTLAGAGFTEEKDNLKWDMTVAKPLDVELPRSMVEVVTSWNLPMSRFLHTYVFKSALKFGTFSAILVTYTASSLLHGLSFHLGAVLISLGFITYIEHVLRKRLAAIFNACILSKKCQPNCTHQNKKALWVYMINTAFSALAVLHLTYLGSVFNSSVDYMDEDEDDVTHHTIQKWSELSWTSHWVTFGCWVLYRLIL, from the exons ATGGGAGGCTTCAGTCGACAGGAGTTTTTCCAGGAGCTCGCCCATGGCTGCCTGCTGCCCACCGCCCAGCAGGGCCTGGAGCAGGTGTGGCAGCTGCTGGTCATCTGCCTGCTGTGTCGGCTCCTCTGGATGTTGG GCCTCCCGTCTTTTGTGAAACACCTGAGCACGGTGGCGGGAGGTTTCTACACCCTCTACCTGTTCTTCGAGCTCCACATGATCTGGGTGGTCCTTCTCAGCCTTCTCTGCTacctcatcctcttcctgtGCCGTCACTCCAGCATCCGGGGCACCTTCCTCTCCATCACTGTCCTCATCTATCTGCTGCTGGG AGAGCTCCACATGATGGACACTACCACCTGGCACAAGATGAGAG GTTCACAGATGGTGGTTGCCATGAAAGCTATCTCTCTGGCCTTCGATTTGGACAGAGGTGTGGTGACCAGTGTGCCCTCACCCATTGAGTTTATGGGCTATATTTACTTTGTGGGCACAGTCATCTTTGGGCCCTGGATCAGTTTCAACAGCTACAAAGATTCTCTAGAAGGGCGTAAACTG AGCTTCTCGTGGTTTTTAAAAGTGTCCATTAGCTGGGTGAAGAGCCAGATCTGCCTTGTTATTTCCAACTGTGTGGCACCCTACCTCTTTCCTTATTTCATACCTGTCTATGGAGACAAGCTGCTACGAAG caaaaagaggaggaagatcag AGGTTCTGTGGCAAG GTGGCTGCTGGCGTATGAGAACGCAGTCTCTTTCCACTTCAGCAATTACTTTGTTGGTTATTTGAGTGAGACCACGACTACTCTGGCTGGAGCGGGCTTCACCGAGGAGAAAGATAACCTCAAATG GGACATGACCGTAGCCAAGCCGCTGGATGTCGAGCTTCCCAGGTcgatggtggaggtggtgacATCATGGAATCTGCCCATGTCTCGCTTTCTCCACACCT ATGTTTTTAAGAGCGCTCTGAAATTTGGAACGTTTTCTGCGATCCTGGTGACATACACAGCCAGTTCCCTCCTGCAT GGTTTGAGTTTCCATCTGGGTGCAGTACTAATATCTCTGGGGTTCATCACGTACATTGAGCACG TGTTGCGGAAGAGGCTTGCAGCCATTTTTAACGCATGTATACTGTCAAAGAAATGTCAGCCAAACTGCACtcaccaaaacaaaaag GCGCTATGGGTGTATATGATTAATACAGCATTCAGCGCCTTGGCAGTCCTCCACCTGACATACCTGGGCTCGGTGTTCAACTCCAGTGTGGACTACATGGACGAGGATGAG GACGATGTGACCCATCATACCATTCAGAAGTGGTCCGAGCTGAGCTGGACCAGCCACTGGGTCACGTTTGGATGCTGGGTATTGTACCGCCTCATTCTctaa
- the LOC139911310 gene encoding uncharacterized protein LOC139911310 isoform X1, with translation MSACCVTGCKNRYSNTSKVNFYGIPSGSQPFQSYRRRLWLQAIKPVKCTEEALENVRICGAHFISGEASTDFKSADYVPSVFACSTQSQIPRAKLQRFYPPPKKHRPLRTVHVDPTVKRNRSRGRSRVDFSPKILQSSIPMETTDSELSEVAPSALTVAEGETSTEETGTKTAAYQKSSKPKKSSKRKKALPSFKVPAGIPKPSKRSPVALMPPAVPRPGGYQCEVCNQNFSLFPQLVRHKQVHDEERRFRCETCGRRFMTRSHFNEHQRVHTGERPFACELCSWSFTTNHNLKRHLLLHTKEDMYRCRECGVLFCQRHEQNAMQPMFESEDEAELGPSVAAPPNPSDNSTSETDHQRESEEELTEEELTEEELTEEELTEEELSGATAAPTLTPAAQTVSPASPNPGPSPQAAEPLAMFPYTIVLLQTSAPPPPDPLPSFQPRPPPPPYPSTQPQPRPPPPPPPPPYPSTQRSLPRSSLQLFSPKYLTSALLEVKRNYLFREASGVDKKKDEQNHGRKNKRETIAYDIEVVL, from the exons ATGTCCGCTTGTTGCGTGACCGGCTGTAAAAATCGCTATTCGAATACTAGCAAAGTCAATTTTTACGGAATACCATCTGGGTCACAGCCGTTTCAGAGCTACCGGAGGCGTTTATGGTTGCAAGCCATCAAACCTGTGAAATGTACAGAGGAAGCCTTAGAAAATGTTCGCATATGTGGTGCTCACTTTATATCAG GTGAGGCGTCCACGGACTTCAAGAGTGCAGATTATGTGCCTTCTGTGTTTGCATGCTCTACACAGAGCCAGATCCCCAGGGCAAAACTGCAAAG GTTTTACCCTCCCCCAAAAAAGCACCGGCCCCTCCGCACCGTCCATGTGGACCCGACAGTAAAAAGGAATCGGTCTCGAGGCCGATCTCGAGTTGATTTCAGTCCTAAGATCCTCCAATCCTCTATTCCGATGGAAACCACTGACAGTGAACTCTCAGAAGTGGCACCATCAGCTTTAACGGTAGCA gaAGGAGAAACATCGACTGAAGAGACCGGGACTAAAACGGCAGCTTACCAAAAAAGCAGCAAACCAAAAAAATCATCCAAACGAAAGAAAGCTTTGCCGTCATTCAAGGTACCAGCAGGCATTCCAAAACCGTCCAAAAGGAGTCCGGTTGCGCTCATGCCACCTGCCGTCCCCCGGCCAGGTGGGTATCAGTGCGAGGTGTGCAATCAGAACTTCTCCCTTTTCCCACAGCTTGTAAGACACAAGCAGGTTCATGATGAAGAAAGGCGTTTTCGCTGTGAAACTTGCGGAAGGCGCTTCATGACCCGCAGCCACTTTAACGAGCACCAGCGCGTCCACACGGGGGAGAGGCCCTTTGCCTGCGAGCTCTGCAGCTGGTCTTTCACGACGAACCACAACCTCAAGCGCCATCTACTTCTCCACACCAAAGAGGACATGTACCGCTGCCGGGAGTGCGGCGTGCTGTTCTGCCAGCGCCACGAGCAGAATGCCATGCAGCCAATGTTCGAGTCGGAAGACGAGGCCGAGCTTGGGCCCTCTGTCGCCGCGCCTCCAAATCCGAGCGATAATTCGACATCAGAAACCGATCATCAGCGGGAGTCTGAGGAGGAGCTGACTGAGGAGGAGCTGACTGAGGAGGAGCTGACTGAGGAGGAGCTGactgaggaggagctgagcgGCGCCACCGCTGCACCCACGCTCACACCTGCTGCCCAGACTGTGTCACCCGCATCCCCGAACCCTGGACCTTCACCCCAGGCCGCCGAGCCCCTAGCGATGTTCCCCTACACTATAGTCTTACTACAAACCTCAGCGCCCCCGCCACCAGACCCCTTGCCCTCCTTTCAGCCCCGGCCACCCCCACCTCCGTATCCCAGCACCCAGCCCCAGCCCcgcccacccccacctccacctccacctccgtACCCAAGCACCCAGCGCAGTCTCCCGAGATCCTCACTGCAGCTCTTTTCACCCAAATATCTCACATCAGCATTACTTGAGGTTAAAAGGAATTATTTATTTAGGGAAGCAAGTGGTGTCGACAAGAAAAAGGATGAGCAAAATCATGGGCGAAAGAATAAACGGGAAACAATTGCGTATGACATAGAGGTTGTGCTGTGA